In the Gossypium arboreum isolate Shixiya-1 chromosome 10, ASM2569848v2, whole genome shotgun sequence genome, one interval contains:
- the LOC108488598 gene encoding protein DMP4-like gives MDIKFQANADDESHEHLLQDLAVLPAPERKTLIQIAISQTFQSTAHLANLLPTGTVLAFQLLSPIFTNQGDCDSVCRSMTAGLILLCGLSCFFTSFTDSFRDKDGNVCYGLATLNGLWVIDGSGTLPPESAAKYRLRFIDFVHAFLSILVFAAVALFDQNVVNCFYPAPSRQAQEMLTALPVGIGVLGSMLFVVFPTTRHGIGFPLSAN, from the coding sequence ATGGATATCAAATTTCAAGCTAATGCTGATGATGAATCGCATGAACACCTCCTACAAGACTTGGCAGTACTACCCGCACCCGAAAGAAAAACTCTCATACAAATAGCAATCAGTCAAACATTTCAAAGCACAGCACATTTGGCTAACTTATTACCCACCGGCACCGTCCTTGCTTTCCAGCTTCTCTCCCCCATTTTCACTAACCAAGGAGACTGTGACTCGGTGTGTCGGTCCATGACTGCCGGACTGATACTCCTTTGTGGGTTGTCGTGTTTCTTCACCAGCTTCACGGATAGTTTCAGAGACAAGGATGGGAATGTTTGTTACGGGTTGGCAACTTTGAATGGGTTGTGGGTCATTGATGGTTCGGGCACTTTACCGCCGGAATCTGCGGCGAAATACCGGTTGCGGTTTATAGATTTCGTACATGCTTTTTTGTCGATACTGGTGTTCGCGGCTGTGGCGCTGTTTGATCAGAACGTGGTGAATTGCTTTTATCCGGCACCGTCGAGACAGGCTCAGGAGATGCTCACTGCGTTACCGGTTGGGATTGGGGTTTTGGGTAGTATGTTGTTTGTTGTCTTCCCTACTACACGCCATGGAATTGGCTTTCCTTTGTCGGCCAATTAA